Genomic DNA from Flavobacterium sp. N502540:
TACTATCATTCTAAACAAATAAACCTCTACAAACACACTGCTTATCGCAAATAAAACTACTTAAAACCTGCTTTCTTACTTTCTAAAAATGTGAATTATATAACAATTTTTAATAATCCTATACGTTTCAAAATTATAGTGAGGATTAAATTTGACAAAAATTAATAACCATTTTTTATGAAAAAAATCATTTTATCTGCCCTAATGCTATTAGGTTTAGCGTTTACGGCACAATCACAAGAAATTTCGAAACATGCCCTTGGTATCCGTTTAGGAGATAATAACGGTTTTGGCGGAGAAGTATCTTATCAGTTAGGATTAAACCAAAAAAAACAGACTGGAATTTGATTTAGGATGGAGAAACAGCAGTAACGTTGACGCCATTAAAGGTGTAGCGCTTTATCAATGGGTTTGGAATATTGATGGTGGTTTCAACTGGTATGCCGGTGTTGGTGGTGGTCTTGCAACCTGGAATCACGACTATTATACCAACAACAACAGATACAAAGATAACGGAACGTATGTTTTTGCTGCAGGAGATATTGGTATAGAATACAGATTTAAAGAAGCACCAATCACACTATCATTAGACGCGAGACCTGAAGTTGGTTCCGGATATTATGACGATGATAATTTTGGATTTGATGTTGGTTTAGGCGTAAAATTCAGATTCTAATTAAAGACAAAAAATAATTATAAAAAGAAACCTGTCGTTTTTATTGCGACAGGTTTTTTTATGTTTACACTGAAAATGAGTGTCAGGCTGACACCCCACAACTCATAACTTATTTCACAATAATCTCTTTTTTAGAATGTACTTTGATTACAGTGTACGGATAGGTAATAACCTGCATTACCATAGCATCTGCAGCGGGATTATTTTCTTTAACGGTGATGATAATATTTTTATCTGTTTCTTCTACTTTTTCAACACCAATAGAATAACCACCGGTATTCTTTTCTCCCATATTCAGAATTACATAATTTGAATTACCGATATCGTCCTGTTTCATTTTTGCTTTCAAATGGGGGTCATTTTCCAGCATTTTAATTTCGTTCGGTTCCGTCAGAATTTCAAAAAATTTAATATTTCCTCCTCCGTCAGATTGTTCTGTGAGAACTTCATACAAAATTTTAGAGGTTCCATCAGAACTTTTCTTAACCCCGCAAGAAACTAAAACCAGAATCACCAGTATCGAAATTACTTTTTTCATTTACGTTAACTTTTAAGATTAATGTTTTTCGTGTTTCTCCTGTTTGTAATCATCAATTGCTTTTTGATACAACGCTTCATATTTAGGCAATATTGTTTTGATATCAAACTTACGGGCAACTTCTAATGCATTTGCTTTAAACTGATTCAAAACGTCGTCGTCTTTTAGTATTTTAATCGCATTGGCAGCCATTTCTTCAACGTTACCAACATTGCTTAAATATCCTGAAAAACCATCAAAATTAACCTCCGGCAAACCGCCTGAATTACTTGAAATTACCGGAACTCCGCTTGACATTGCTTCTAAAGCTGCCAAACCAAAACTCTCTGTTTCGGATGGGAGCAGGAATAAATCGGTAAAACATAAAATTTTATCAATCTCGTTACTATTTCCAAAGAAAATAACTTTGTCATAGATACCTAGTTCCATACATAAAACTTCGGCTTTTTCTTTTTCCGGGCCATCGCCTACCATCATCAGTTTAGACGGGATTTCTTTCTGAATATTATAGAAAATCTTAATAATATCCGGAATCCTCTTCACTTTTCTAAAGTTACTAATGTGCGTGATAATGCGCTCGTCCTCTTTCGCCATGACATATCGATGACAAGGTGCCTGAGGATCTTTTCTAACTTTATCCAATTCGATAAAATTAGGGATAACCTTAATTTTATTCTTGATTTTAAACAACTTCAAAGTATCATCTTTCAAACTCTGAGAAACCGAAGTCACATAATCTGATTTATTGATGCTAAAGGTCACCGCA
This window encodes:
- the bshA gene encoding N-acetyl-alpha-D-glucosaminyl L-malate synthase BshA, which produces MKIAIVCYPTFGGSGVVATELGLELARRGHEIHFITYSQPVRLALLNPNVHYHEVNVPEYPLFHYQPYELALSSKLVDMVKLYKIEVLHVHYAIPHAYAGYMAKQMLKNEGINLPMITTLHGTDITLVGNHPFYKPAVTFSINKSDYVTSVSQSLKDDTLKLFKIKNKIKVIPNFIELDKVRKDPQAPCHRYVMAKEDERIITHISNFRKVKRIPDIIKIFYNIQKEIPSKLMMVGDGPEKEKAEVLCMELGIYDKVIFFGNSNEIDKILCFTDLFLLPSETESFGLAALEAMSSGVPVISSNSGGLPEVNFDGFSGYLSNVGNVEEMAANAIKILKDDDVLNQFKANALEVARKFDIKTILPKYEALYQKAIDDYKQEKHEKH
- a CDS encoding protease complex subunit PrcB family protein, with amino-acid sequence MKKVISILVILVLVSCGVKKSSDGTSKILYEVLTEQSDGGGNIKFFEILTEPNEIKMLENDPHLKAKMKQDDIGNSNYVILNMGEKNTGGYSIGVEKVEETDKNIIITVKENNPAADAMVMQVITYPYTVIKVHSKKEIIVK